In Alphaproteobacteria bacterium, one DNA window encodes the following:
- a CDS encoding cysteine--tRNA ligase: MTLHFYNTLSRQVEAFRPLDPTNIRIYVCGPTVYDLAHIGNARPAVVFDVLARLLRASFPRVTHVSNITDIEDKIIARSQESGESIADLTRRTGADYRADMAILGVNPPDIEPWATAYIPQMQAMIAQLIERGHAYESQGHVLFNVPSMPDYGRLSRHSRDELIAGARVEVAPYKRDAADFVLWKPSSPEQPGWDSPWGRGRPGWHIECSAMAQEHLGPTFDIHAGGLDLIFPHHENEIAQSQCAHDGAPMARFWMHNGFLTVNGEKMSKSLGNFFTLREILAQAPGEALRLALLSSHYRQPLDYTAALLAQCKASLDRWYGALRQAGDIEVAAEEIILPEEMQAALGEDLNTPRAIALMHEWTGELNKAETPAQAASAKAKLLGSGAVLGLLGQDPDTWFHWQPVGGAALDNAAIEALIAARQAARAARDFGEADRLRAQLAAAGVELEDSGLETMWRRG, encoded by the coding sequence ATGACTTTACATTTCTACAACACCCTTTCCCGCCAGGTTGAAGCTTTTCGGCCTCTTGATCCCACGAATATCCGCATCTATGTGTGCGGCCCCACGGTTTATGACTTGGCGCATATCGGCAATGCTCGTCCGGCGGTGGTGTTTGATGTTCTGGCGCGGTTGTTGCGGGCAAGTTTTCCGCGCGTCACCCATGTCAGCAACATCACGGATATCGAAGACAAGATCATCGCCCGTTCGCAAGAAAGCGGCGAGTCGATTGCCGATCTCACCCGCCGCACCGGGGCCGATTACCGCGCCGATATGGCGATATTGGGCGTCAATCCGCCCGATATCGAGCCTTGGGCCACGGCCTATATTCCTCAGATGCAGGCCATGATCGCGCAGCTGATCGAACGGGGCCATGCCTATGAATCCCAAGGTCATGTGTTGTTCAACGTGCCCTCGATGCCCGATTACGGACGCCTTTCCCGCCACAGCCGCGACGAATTGATCGCCGGCGCGCGGGTCGAGGTGGCCCCGTATAAGCGCGACGCGGCCGATTTCGTACTGTGGAAGCCCAGCTCGCCTGAACAACCCGGTTGGGACAGCCCGTGGGGACGCGGTCGCCCCGGTTGGCATATCGAATGCTCGGCCATGGCGCAGGAGCATCTGGGTCCGACTTTCGACATTCATGCCGGCGGCCTGGACTTGATCTTCCCGCATCATGAGAATGAGATCGCGCAAAGCCAATGCGCCCATGACGGCGCGCCGATGGCCCGATTTTGGATGCATAACGGCTTTCTGACCGTGAATGGCGAGAAAATGTCCAAATCCTTGGGCAATTTCTTTACCTTGCGCGAGATTTTGGCCCAGGCCCCGGGCGAGGCGTTGCGCCTGGCCCTGCTGTCATCCCATTACCGCCAGCCCTTGGACTATACCGCCGCGCTATTGGCTCAGTGCAAAGCGTCGCTGGATCGTTGGTATGGCGCGTTGCGCCAGGCCGGCGATATCGAGGTCGCGGCGGAGGAGATCATCCTGCCCGAAGAGATGCAGGCCGCGTTGGGCGAGGATCTCAACACGCCGCGCGCCATCGCCTTGATGCATGAATGGACGGGTGAATTGAATAAGGCCGAAACCCCCGCCCAGGCGGCAAGCGCCAAGGCCAAGCTGCTGGGCAGCGGCGCGGTGTTGGGACTGTTGGGCCAAGACCCCGATACATGGTTCCATTGGCAGCCCGTGGGTGGTGCGGCCTTGGATAACGCCGCCATCGAAGCCCTGATCGCCGCGCGCCAAGCCGCCCGCGCCGCCCGCGACTTTGGCGAAGCCGACCGCCTACGCGCCCAACTGGCCGCCGCCGGTGTGGAGCTGGAGGATTCAGGCCTAGAGACGATGTGGCGGCGGGGATAG
- a CDS encoding elongation factor Ts produces the protein MTEISATLVKTLRDRTGAGMMDCKKALIETSGDLEAAIDWLRKKGLSAAAKKAGRVAAEGLVALAASGKVGAVIELNAETDFVARNDQFQALARQAAQAALDKGEDMEALQAVLGPALTNLIATVGENMALRRVRRLSVTEGVVAAYCHAAISPGLGRIGVLVALESKADPARLNELGRQIAMHIAATKPESVSKDAIPADLIEREKQILADQARASGKPEDVIAKMVEGRLRKYYEEVALLEQVWVHDGERKVSVMLEQLGKEWGTPVVVTGFARFHLGEGVEKEQTDFVAEVAKMAAG, from the coding sequence ATGACTGAAATCTCAGCCACATTGGTCAAGACTCTGCGCGACCGCACCGGCGCAGGCATGATGGACTGTAAGAAGGCGCTGATCGAAACCAGCGGCGACCTGGAAGCGGCGATTGATTGGCTCCGTAAAAAGGGCCTGTCGGCTGCCGCCAAAAAAGCGGGTCGCGTGGCTGCCGAAGGGCTTGTGGCTCTGGCCGCAAGCGGCAAGGTGGGCGCGGTGATTGAGCTGAACGCCGAAACCGACTTTGTCGCGCGCAACGACCAGTTCCAGGCCTTGGCGCGCCAAGCGGCGCAGGCGGCCTTGGATAAGGGCGAGGATATGGAGGCCCTGCAGGCGGTTCTGGGTCCGGCCCTGACCAATCTGATTGCCACGGTGGGCGAGAACATGGCCTTGCGCCGTGTTCGGCGTCTAAGCGTGACCGAGGGCGTCGTGGCGGCCTATTGCCATGCCGCGATTTCGCCGGGTCTGGGGCGCATCGGCGTGTTGGTGGCTTTGGAGTCTAAGGCCGATCCCGCGCGACTGAACGAGCTGGGCCGTCAAATCGCCATGCACATCGCCGCCACCAAGCCCGAATCCGTCAGCAAAGACGCGATTCCCGCCGATCTGATCGAGCGTGAAAAGCAAATCCTGGCCGACCAGGCCCGCGCCAGCGGCAAGCCCGAAGACGTCATCGCCAAGATGGTCGAGGGTCGCTTGCGTAAGTATTACGAGGAAGTCGCCCTGCTGGAGCAGGTCTGGGTGCATGACGGCGAACGCAAAGTCAGCGTGATGTTGGAGCAACTGGGCAAGGAATGGGGCACTCCGGTCGTCGTGACCGGCTTTGCACGCTTCCATCTGGGCGAAGGCGTCGAAAAGGAACAGACCGACTTCGTGGCCGAAGTCGCCAAGATGGCCGCCGGCTGA